The following proteins are encoded in a genomic region of Spirosoma sp. SC4-14:
- a CDS encoding NAD(P)H-dependent glycerol-3-phosphate dehydrogenase produces the protein MKVAQPIRLTMVGGGSWATALVKILSENNVSIKWWLRKESDAEHIKKFGHNPSYLSDVQINTRKVKVCTKIREAFRDSQYVVLAVPAAFVADALTGIKPEHFSGKYVISAIKGMIPGANKLVTDWVSEQYAVPVERMSVIAGPCHAEEVALEKYSYLTIASPDPVCAENVANLLRCRFVKTTPVDDIYGIEYSAVMKNIIALACGITRGLGYGDNFQAVLVSNAMQEIRRFVDSIHAWHRDLSGSAYLGDLLVTAYSPFSRNRTFGTLIGRGYTIQSAQAEMNMIAEGYYAVKSIYEINRRFAVKMPIVDAVYNILYDKAAPTTEMNALKELLK, from the coding sequence ATGAAAGTAGCGCAACCCATTCGGCTGACGATGGTAGGGGGAGGAAGCTGGGCGACGGCACTCGTCAAAATTCTTTCTGAAAACAACGTCAGTATTAAATGGTGGCTTCGTAAAGAGTCGGATGCGGAGCACATCAAAAAATTTGGTCATAACCCAAGCTACCTGAGCGATGTTCAGATCAACACCCGGAAGGTGAAAGTCTGCACAAAAATTCGGGAAGCTTTTCGGGATAGTCAGTATGTTGTGTTGGCGGTTCCGGCCGCTTTTGTTGCCGATGCCCTAACCGGAATCAAACCCGAACACTTTAGCGGTAAATACGTTATTTCGGCCATTAAAGGGATGATTCCGGGAGCGAATAAGCTCGTTACAGACTGGGTTAGCGAGCAGTATGCCGTTCCCGTCGAACGCATGTCGGTCATTGCCGGCCCCTGCCACGCCGAAGAAGTCGCCCTCGAAAAATATTCGTACCTCACCATTGCATCCCCCGACCCAGTTTGTGCCGAAAACGTGGCTAATCTGCTTCGGTGCCGGTTCGTGAAAACCACGCCCGTCGACGATATTTATGGCATCGAATACAGCGCCGTAATGAAAAACATTATTGCACTTGCCTGCGGCATTACGCGTGGATTGGGCTATGGCGATAATTTTCAGGCCGTGCTGGTATCAAATGCAATGCAGGAGATCCGGCGTTTTGTGGATTCCATTCATGCCTGGCACCGCGATCTGAGCGGGTCGGCGTACCTGGGCGATTTGCTCGTTACGGCCTATTCGCCCTTTAGCCGTAACCGAACGTTTGGGACGCTTATTGGGCGAGGCTATACCATTCAGTCGGCGCAGGCCGAAATGAATATGATTGCCGAAGGCTATTATGCTGTTAAAAGTATCTACGAAATCAACCGTCGGTTTGCGGTTAAGATGCCTATTGTCGATGCGGTTTACAATATTCTCTACGATAAAGCGGCTCCTACTACCGAAATGAATGCGTTGAAAGAGTTGTTAAAATAG